Proteins co-encoded in one Daphnia carinata strain CSIRO-1 chromosome 3, CSIRO_AGI_Dcar_HiC_V3, whole genome shotgun sequence genomic window:
- the LOC130692789 gene encoding uncharacterized protein LOC130692789 translates to MLLCHAPLCRSFSFTNAHANRRQYYCVRSWNNWNNAATAAASLLKKPALTHTHTQPKQHKIWLPSAVEEKDNKLRSFSSVQKRKVQEFQRPFLICDMAQRFSLGNDDMPPVVPGRSRSPSYVRSISASQVPTMSSSQNNNKPPPVPRNSLIRSKSAQLYQQQQGNQVMTSSAPFVKVNHHDLSAGGNKNNNNNNKDHRLNDVHVTTPADGEPIVLSKSFTFESPNGVRRKIPVTPVLSTGPKKSNQHHDTLHYRHGTLVFPTDGLVQPKAIDSSGIFTSVLNSPSQSPSEAVMSPAASPPIIQFSHPAAMFNQFVVSLVDHSVLKLCQDGDAGALSRYLSLHHDKISARNLNAIDQTGKSGLLHAAMTGNVAIARLLIKLPGLEVSLADNEGNTALHLASQAGHADVVSLLTLCPNLTIDIRNNAGLTALMKAALQGRVRCTRLLLLAGASPVLRDFGRGLCSVEWARLTGRSKCAEIIDKYMDKMQLNPGLGLKSFHHGGVVASSEPSLQQFSKRSSLVLLPSAKTKDSWVKNTLKKAIRIVSGGGSDQNGNSKGSTFSIASQLTGSGVMGASVLLPGDPSRRSSMPVLPTNNSGGAAGFVAELFDRHRSQGRSPSPHPPTSFNVPRIQVSYWNNTVGGNIPPPPSSTPKIIPGEMRPQTSSRNRQRSRSSIRS, encoded by the exons ATGCTGCTTTGCCACGCACCCCTTTGCagatccttttcttttacaaacGCACACGCCAACAGGCGCCAGTATTATTGCGTCCGTAGCTGGAACAACTGGAACAACGCAGCAACAGCAGCTGCcagccttttaaaaaaaccagcactcacacacacacacactcaaccaaaacaacacaaaatatggCTTCCATCAGCCGTTGAAGAAAAGGACAACAAGTTGAGGAGTTTCTCCAGtgtacagaaaagaaaagtgcaAGAATTCCAACGCCCATTTCTCATTTGTGACATGGCACAAAGGTTCAGTCTCGGCAACGATGACATGCCACCAGTGGTTCCCGGTCGAAGTCGTTCACCGTCCTACGTCCGAAGTATATCCGCCTCTCAAGTGCCGACCATGTCCTCGTCacagaacaacaacaaaccgCCGCCCGTTCCAAGAAATTCGCTGATTCGCAGTAAAAGTGCTCAACTctatcaacaacaacag GGTAATCAAGTCATGACGTCATCAGCTCCCTTCGTAAAGGTCAACCACCACGATCTGTCCGCGGGaggcaacaaaaacaacaacaacaacaataaagaTCATCGATTGAATGATGTCCACGTAACAACACCAGCAGATGGCGAACCGATTGTATTATCAAAGAGTTTTACCTTCGAATCACCCAATGGCGTCCGTCGCAAAATTCCTGTAACGCCCGTCCTCTCCACTGGACCTAAAAAATCCAATCAACATCACGACACTCTTCATTATCG GCACGGAACGTTGGTGTTTCCAACGGATGGTCTTGTCCAGCCAAAGGCTATTGACTCGTCCGGCATTTTCACTTCCGTATTGAACTCTCCAAGTCAAAGTCCATCGGAGGCTGTGATGAGTCCAGCTGCCAGCCCACCAATAATCCAGTTCAGCCATCCAGCTGCGATGTTCAATCAGTTTGTCGTGTCGCTCGTCGATCATAGCGTTTTGAAATTGTGCCAAGATGGCGACGCTGGCGCCTTGTCCCGATACCTAAGTCTCCATCACGACAAGATTTCAGCCAGAAATTTAAATGCTATCGATCAAACGGGAAAA TCAGGTTTGTTGCATGCGGCCATGACAGGCAATGTGGCCATCGCTCGTCTTTTAATTAAATTACCTGGTCTGGAAGTTAGTTTGGCTGATAATGAAGGTAACACTGCCCTTCACCTGGCCTCACAAGCAG GTCATGCAGATGTCGTTAGTCTACTGACATTGTGTCCAAATTTAACCATCGACATACGCAACAATGCCGGCCTTACT GCTTTAATGAAAGCTGCTTTGCAAGGCCGAGTTCGATGCACTCGGCTGCTTTTATTGGCCGGCGCATCGCCCGTCCTGAGGGATTTCGGACGGGGACTTTGCTCGGTTGAATGGGCTCGGCTAACGGGCCGTTCCAAATGCGCCGAAATTATCGACAAATACATGGACAAGATGCAACTCAACCCGGGACTTGGATTGAAATCATTTCATCACGGTGGAGTGGTAGCCTCTTCTGAGCCCAGCCTCCAGCAATTCTCCAAACGATCGTCTCTTGTCCTCCTCCCATCAGCCAAGACCAAAGATTCTTGG gttaaaaatacattgaaGAAAGCCATTCGAATTGTTAGCGGTGGAGGATCGGATCAGAATGGAAACAGCAAAGGATCGACGTTTAGCATTGCGTCTCAATTGACGGGCAGTGGAGTCATGGGCGCCAGTGTTTTATTGCCCGGTGATCCGTCTCGAAGATCTTCCATGCCCGTCTTGCCTACCAATAACTCGGGTGGAGCTGCTGGTTTTGTTGCTGAATTGTTTGATCGACATCGCTCGCAAGGTCGTTCGCCATCGCCTCATCCGCCGACATCTTTCAACGTGCCCAGGATTCAAGTCTCTTACTGGAACAATACGGTAGGAGGCAATATCCCTCCACCACCGTCCAGCACACCGAAAATTATACCGGGCGAAATGAGACCGCAAACGAGTAGCCGCAACCGGCAACGTTCAAGGAGTTCAATTCGATcctga